AAAAAGGGGTAAGGTCAAAATTATGGTGTTGGATGCCGATGCTAAAATCTACGAAGAAGAAAAGCGGCTAAATCTTAAAGAAGGATATCTGGAATTGATGTTCACCAAGACCTTTGCGAATGTTAGACCTTGGTCTGCCGAAAATCCAAATCTTTATACACTTTTGGTTGAGGTTTTGGACAAAAAAGGGAACACCATTGAGGCCACAACACAACAAGTGGGTTTCAGAAACATTAAAATAGAGAATAGCCAATTATTGGTTAATGGCAAACCCGTTTTGCTGAAAGGTGTGAATCTGCATGATCATCATGAAACAAAGGGCCATGTAGTGGATGCAGCCCTGACGATGAAGGACTTTCAGGTGATGAAGCAAAACAATGTCAATGCCATTCGTTGCAGTCATTATCCCAAAGACCCGCATTTTTACCAAATGGCAACTACTTATGGGTTTTATGTCATTGATGAAGCCAACATCGAGACCCATGGCATGGGAACCACCAACCAAGGCCTGGACAATAATGAAGAGGCCAAGGCCGTCCATCCAGCCTATTTGCCCGAATGGAAGGCCATGCACCTGGATCGAACCATACGGATGTACGAAAGGGATAAAAACCATCCGTGCATTATTGCTTGGTCATTGGGGAATGAAGCTGGCAATGGTGAAAATTTCCATGCCACCTACAACTGGCTCAAAGAAAGGGACAGTACCAGACCGGTACAATACGAAGGGGCCACCAGTTATGAAAACACCGATATTCAAGCACCAATGTACTGGTCCATAGAGCGTATGATTAAATACGCGGAGGAAGATGGCAGCCGTCCTTTGATCCAATGCGAATATGCGCATGCCATGGGCAATAGTGTTGGCAATCTGAAGGATTACTGGGATGTCATTGAAACGTATGACATTATGCAAGGCGGCTTTATTTGGGATTGGGTCGATCAAGGTATTTTGACCCAAAACGAAGAAGGGGAGCAGTACTGGGCCTACGGTGGTGATTTGGGGGGTGAAAATATTCATAACGACAAAAATTTCTGTCTTAATGGAATCGTAAATCCGGACAGGTCGGCACATCCGGCATTGTACGAGGTGAAAAAGGTTTACCAGTATATCAAGTTTAAACTTGCTGATTTGGCCTCCACAAAAATTCGTATAGAAAACAGATATGATTTCACCAACTTAAAACAATTTGATTTTGAATGGATACTTCTTGAAAATGGTGAGGAAATGGCTTCAGGAAAACTTCCTGAACTTGATGTATCCCCCTATGGGGCAAAAGAACTTCAAATTACACTTCCTGATTTGAGTGATGACAAGGCAGAATACCTGCTCAATCTCTATGCAAAAACCAAGACCCAAACAGATTTGGTTCCTAAGGGTCATATTTTGGCCTTTGAACAATTGGCATTGTCCAACTATTCGTTCAATGTGGCGGTAATGGATAAGGCCAAGCTGGAACTGGTAACAACGGACAGTGTCTTAACCATCAGTGGAGATGCATTTAAACTACAATTTGACAAAACTTCGGGCAAGCTTGCCTATCTGGATTATGGCAATGGAAATTTGCTTCAGCAAGGTATTGTTCCCAATTTTTGGAGGGCTACGACCGATAATGACTTTGGGTTTAAAATGCCAAAAAAGTTGAGGGTTTGGAAAGAAGCCAGTCAAAACCAAAATTTAAGGCAGATGCAACATAAAAAACATAAAGACGGAACGGTTGAGGTCAACGTTGACTTTGAGCTTCCATCGGTTGATGCCATGTTGCAAATACAATATCGGATAGCCGAAAATGGCAACATTAAAGTATCCTCAAACCTGAACGGGGTTTCTTCTGAATTGCCCATGTTGCCACGTTTTGGAACAAACTTCATTATCAATAAGGAATTTGACAACGTAAGTTGGTACGGTCGGGGTCCGCATGAAAATTACCAAGATCGAAACACTTCTGCTTTGATTGGTAGATACAACGCTGCGGTTTCGGAGTTATACTTTCCCTATTCCCGGCCCCAGGAAAATGGATACAAGACAGATGTACGTTGGGTACGCTTTACAAACGACCAGGGCAGAGGTCTAAAAATCACGACGTCAAGCGCTTTTAGTTTTAGTGCCCATCATCAATTGAACAGTGATTTTGATGCAGGTGAGAGCAAACAACAGCGGCATACCACGGATATTAAGGAAAGGAATTTGGTCAACATCAATATTGACAAGGTTCAAATGGGCGTTGGCGGGGACACAAGCTGGGGGAGGTTGCCCCATGAGCAATATCGGATCAAAGCAAGGGACTTGGAATTCAGTTATTTTATTTCTCCCATAAAGGAAAAGTAGGCCATGAAAATTTTTAGATTGTTCCATCTGTTTACGTTACTGATTTTGCTTTTTTCCTCATGTAGGGAAAAAGAGCAAAACAATCGTTCGGAAAACGAGTCAAAAAAACCAAACATCATCTACATCATGGCGGATGATTTGGGTTACGGAGACCTGGGAATATATGGCCAAAACAAGATAAAAACCCCCCGATTAGATCAGATGGCCCAAGAGGGCATGATGTTTACCCAGCATTATGCGGGTTCAACGGTGTGCATGCCTTCCAGAGCTTCTTTAATGACGGGGTACCACACTGGGCATTCAACGGTGAGGGGCAACCCCAGGTGGACGTTTACCGGTAGTGCGGTCGATCTATCGTTGCAAGATGTTACCGTTGCCGAAGAATTAAAAAGGGCCGGTTATACGACCGGACTCATTGGAAAATGGGGGTTGGCCGAGAAGGACCTGACCAGCATGCCCAACAATCAAGGGTTCGATTATTTCTATGGATATCGAAAGCATAAAACGGCACACTATTATTATCCGGATACCCTATACCGCAACAATAAGGCCATTGCAACAGGTAATAAGGTGCATGAGAAGGAAGGAACCTACTCCCATGACTCCTTTGCGGAAGACGCGCTCGATTATATAAAAAAGAATAAAGACACGACCTTCTTTCTGTACTTGGCATTCACTATCCCGCATTATGAACTGGAAGTACCCGAAGATTCCAAGGCGCCATACAAAAAATTGAATTGGGAAGAGCGCACCCTACCCTCAAGAAAAGGGGGGTATCAGCATGATGAAGATGGCAACGCCACCTACGCGGGAATGGTTTCCAGGATGGATATGCATGTAGGCCAATTATTGGATATGTTGAAGGAATTGGGCATCGATAAAAATACCCTGGTCATTTTTACAAGTGACAATGGCCATGAATATGACCGTGGATTCTTCAATAGCAATGGGGGTTTTCAAGGGCGAAAACGGGATTTATACGATGGTGGTATTCGAATCCCATTTATTGCCAGATGGCCAGAAACCGTACCCGCCAATAGTACTACCGAACACATTTCCGCTTTTTGGGATTTTCTTCCCACGGCCTGCGAAATAGCGGGCGTAGCACCTACTGAAAAAGACCTTGATGGCATATCGTATTTACCAACACTTTTAGGGAATGATGAAAATCAAAGCAAACACGATTACCTCTATTGGGAGTTCAATGAAGGAAAAGGACCTGTTCAAGGCATTAGAAAAGACCAATGGAAAGCGGTAAAATATCTTGGAAAACCGGTAGAGCTTTACCATATCGTGGAAGACCCGGGAGAGGAAAAAGACCTTGCCGAATCCATGCCCGAATTGGCCGGAGAAATGGGTGAAATCATAAAAAATGCAAGAACCCCCGATCCTAATTTTTTGTTGGATTACCATCCACGTGTCAAAAAAAAGAATAAAAAATAAATGGGAAAATTTACAACTTTACTCGCCCTGATCTTACTTTTTAGCTGCGCCGAAAAGAAAAAAGAAGCTGAATCCATCCAACAGTATAACATCCTTTGGATTGTCGCTGACGATCTTGGCACCGATTTGGGTTGTTATGGGACAGACATCATCCATACGCCAAATCTTGATCAATTGGCCTCAGAATCCATTCGCTATACGAATTTGAATACGGTAACCGCCGTCTGCTCGCCAAGCCGTTCCTCTTTGATCACTGGCATGTACCCGGTCACACTTGGCGTACACCAGCATAGGACACAGTTTAAGAAAGTGCTTCCGGAAGGTGTACAGCCCATAACGGAGTACTTCAAGGAAGCGGGATATTTTGTGACCAACGGAAGGGGAAATCCTGAGGATAAGGGCGGTAAAACCGATTACAATTTTAAATACAAAGCTTCCGAAATGTACCAAGCCGGGCATTGGAGCAAGCGAGAGGAAGGACAACGGTTCTTTTCGCAGATACAAATTTTCTTTCCACATAGACCGTTCCATAAAGATTCACTGAACCCTATAGATCCGGACAAAGTGGAGCTACCCCCTTACTATCCCAACCATGAATTGTTGCGAAAAGATTGGGCCCTATATCTGGAGACCGTTCAATTGGTAGATCAAAAAGTTGGGGAAATCATGGATCACTTAAAAGAAGAAGGCATTTTAGAAAACACGGTCGTATTCTTTTTTGGGGACCAGGGCAGGCCGCATGTTAGGGCAAAGCAATTTTTGTACAATGCCGGTACGAGTACCCCATTAATGGTCAGATGGCCAAATGGAAAAGGTGCGGGTACGGTGGATGATCGATTGGTCAGCAATGTAGATATCCCAGTAGCCGCCATGAATTTAGCAAAGGTGCCCATTCCCGGCCATATTCAAGGTAAGGACTTTCTTAATGCTGTTGAAAGGAAGTATATATTCACAATGCGCGACCGACGGGACGAAACGGTAGACCGCATACGATCCGTTAGAAACAAGAAATTCAAATACATCAAAAATTATTATCCAGATAGGCCTTATATGCAGCCAAATGTGTACAAGGACAATCGTTATCCGGCCCGACCCCTGTTGCGCCTGTTGTACGAACAGGGCAAGTTGAACGAAACACAGTCCCTTTTTGTTTCTGAAAGTAGACCAGCGGAAGAACTTTACGATTTGGAAAACGATCCGCATGAAGTCAACAATTTGGCCAACAATCCCGATTATGCCGCTACTTTGGAAACCATGCGAACCGTATTGGAAGAATGGGTGGCCGAAAATGATAAAGGAATCTATCCGGAAGATCAAAAAGAGATCGATCACGCCCATGGATTGATGATGGGTCGAAGGGCGAAAATGTTGAAGGAAAGAAATTTGGATGATGACGTTACCCACCAAGAAATGGTTGATTACTGGATGAAACGTTATGAATTGGAATAAATGAAACAAATTTCAGGTCTAAATAGCGCCAAAATAGCGGCCCTTATTTTAGTGATGCTGTCCGGTTGTAAAAGCAAACCGGAAAAAGAAATGGCGGTCAACACAAAAACCCCTCCAAACATTGTGCTTATCAATGTTGATGATATGGGCTGGATGGACACGGAGCCTTACGGCACTACCTTTTATCAAACCCCAAATATTTCAAGATTGTCGGACATGGGTATAACCTTTTCCAGAGGGTATGCAGGGGCCGCAAATTGCGCTCCCAGTCGTGCTTGTCTCCTGAGTGGTATGAACACCCCCAGGCATGGTATCTACACTGTGGGCAATTCTGATCGGGGCAACAAAAAAACCCGAAAATTGATTCCGATTCCGAATACCACTGTATTGCATGATTCCGTGGTGTCTTTGGCGGAAATGCTTGCTGATGTGGGCTATACCTCGGGTAGTTTTGGCAAATGGCATTTGGGGCGTGATTCGCGAAGTCAGGGATTTGATATCAATTTTGGAGGTGAAGAGCGTGGCAATCCCGGCAAAAATGGTTATTTCGCCCCCTACAACCTTGCTGACCCAAAACTCAAAAATGCTCCGGAAGGTGAAAATTTGACCGATAGATTGACCACTGAAGCCATCGGTTTTATGAAATCCGCAGAAAACAAGCCCTTTTTTGCTTACGTTACCTATTACGCCGTACACACACCGCTTGCGACAACCCCTGAACTGCAAGCCAAATACGAAAAACTGGGCAATGGGTTGCAGAACAATGCAACATTCGCCGGTATGGTGGAGACGGTCGATAACAACGTGGGTCGAATAATCGATTTCCTTGAAAGTGAATCCCTATTGGAAAACACCTTGGTTATTTTTACCTCGGATAATGGCGGCATTCGCGACATCAGCAGCCAGTACCCATTACGTGGCGGTAAAGGATCTTACTATGAAGGCGGTATCCGTGTGCCTTTCATATTTGTATGGAAGGATCAAATAGCTTCAGGTTCGGCCACAAGCCATATGATATCAAATCTTGATATTTATCCCACATTGAAGGAAATTTCGGGAAGTGCCCTGGGCAATGAATTTTTAGACGGTCGGTCAATACTTCCCCTGCTCAAAGGGGACAGGATTTTGGAAAAGGATTTGTATTTCCATTTTCCAATTTACTTGCAGGCCTACAATCGAAAAACCGATGACGGACGCGACCCCTTATTCCGTACCAGGCCAGGTTCCGCACTCATATCGGGCGACTGGAAACTGCACCATTACTACGAGGACAACACCCTGGAGTTGTATAATTTAAAGAAAGATATTGGCGAGCGTACCAATTTGGTGGAATCCAATCCGGAAAAAGCAAAGGAGCTCCATAGTAGGATGCAAAATTGGATAAACCGAAACGAAGCCCCTATCCCAACCGAACCAAATCCTGATTACGTCGAAGGATTCAATCCCAATAAAAAATGAAAAAAGTACTTCGTTCAGTAGCTATACTCCTTTTGTTGGCCGCCTGTAATTCAGTAACCAAGCAAGCTCCAAAAGAACAGAGGCCAAATATAATCGTCATTCTATTGGATGATGCCGGTTATGTTGATTTTGGATTTATGGGCAGTGAGGATTTGGAAACCCCAAACATTGATGCCCTGGCAAAATCGGGAACCGTTTTTACAGATGCCCACGTTTCGGCAACGGTATGCGCCCCTTCAAGGGCCGGTCTCATTACCGGAATCTACCAACAACGTTTTGGATTTGAGGCAAACGGTACAGGTGATGCACAATCCGGAGATTTAGGTCTTGCGGATGATGTTACTACAATGGCAGAGGTTTTAAAAGAAGGGGGCTATACTACTATCGCACTGGGCAAGTGGCATTTGGGCGGAACCCCAACCGACCATCCCAACCAAAGGGGATTTGACGAATTCTACGGTTTTTTAACGGGAAGCAGGTCCTATTTTCCGCTTGAAAACCCAAATGAATATCGAATGCTACAGCATAATGGTAAGCGGATCGCATTTGAAGGCTATATGACGGATGTTTTGGGTGACGCTTCCGTAAGGTATGTCAAAGAAAACAAAGACAGTCCCTTTTTTATGTATTTGGCCTACAATGCAGTGCATACCCCCATGCATGCCAAAGAAGAACATTTGAAAAAATATGAGGGCCATCCAAGGAAGGAATTGGCTGCAATGACCTGGTCCCTTGATGAAAATATTGGCAGGCTTCAACAAGAACTCAAATCGCTCGGTATTGCCGAGAACACTTTAATTTTCTTTTTAAGTGATAATGGGGGTGCACATAACAACCAATCCAGCAGTGGACCACTAAAAGGCTGGAAAGGGAGCAAATTTGAAGGTGGGCATCGGATTCCTTTTGTGGTGAGTTGGCCTAAAAAAATTGAAGGGGGAGGTATGTTTGGAGGGCTCACTTCATCACTGGATATTTTTGCTACCGCTGTTGCAGCCGCCGCTATTCCTCTTGAAGAACTACCCGAATTGGACGGGGTTGATCTGATGCCTTTTTTGATTGGTGAAAAAAAGGGCAATCCACACAAACAACTTTTTTGGAGAAAACTGGAAGAAACGGCCGCTCGAAGTGGAGATCATAAACTCATAAGGTTGGACGATTTTGGCCATGTCCTGTATGACTTGAACAAGGATTTGGGGGAAACACAGGATCTTTCCAAAGAAAGACCTGAGGAACTCAACGCAATCCTGCAAAAGTTGGAATCTTGGGAGCATACCCTTTTAGAACCACTATGGGTAGAGGGAAGGGATTGGATGGATGTCACCTATCACGTTCACAAACAGTTGATGACCAACGATACCATTTACTATAAAAGCCCCGGTGGAATGAAGGGGTATTTGGAAAAACAAAAAAATGATGATGGGAATAACTAAAAACCTTCTTATAACTATTGGCGTTACCGCCATTGCATTAGGCTGTGGACAGCAGGAAAAATCATCCGAAACGACTGAGGGATCGAGCAATGACTCCAAACCTAATGTTATTATATTTTATATTGATGACTTGGGCTATGGCGACGTAGGAGCTTATGGTTCACCAGCAGTGTCAACACCCAATATTGATAAAATGGCTGCTAACGGACTTCGATTGACCGATGCACACAGCGGTTCGGCAACCTGTACGCCTTCTCGATATTCATTGCTTACGGGCACCTATGCATTTAGGAACGATGTATCCATCTTACCTGGTGATGCTCCACTGCTCATTGATCCGGAAATGCCCACACTGCCAAAAATGCTTCAGGAGGCGGGATATAAAACCGCAGTTGTTGGCAAATGGCACTTAGGGCTTGGCAGTGGCGATATAGATTGGAACAAAGAGGTTGCTCCAGGTCCCCGTGAAGTTGGTTTTGATTACAGTTTTTTGATTCCGGCAACGGGAGATAGGGTGCCCACGGTATATTTGGAGGACCAAAAAGTGGTCAATGCCGATCCCAATGATCCCATTGCGGTGAACTATAGAAAAGATTTGGGCGGCTACCCCAATGGAATCGACCGACCGGACTTAAGATGGCAACAGGCGGATAAACAACACAGTGGTACTATTGTTAACGGAATCAGCCGTATAGGATACATGAGCGGGGGAGAAAAGGCACTTTGGGTAGATGAGGACTTTCCCGAATTGTTGGTTGACAAGTGCAAAACGTTTATTTCCTCTGCCAAGAACGAACCCTTCTTTTTGTTCTTTTCCTACCATGATATTCATGTGCCCAGAATGCCAAACGAACAGTTTAAGGGCACCAGTAAAATGGGGCTTCGAGGGGATGTTATTGCCCAAATGGACTGGAGCACGGGTCAAATCATGGACTTTTTAAAAGCTCAAGGCCTGGAGGAAAACACCCTGGTCATTTTTACCAGTGATAATGGCCCTGTTTTGAATGATGGGTACGAGGATGGATCCATGGAAAAATTAGGTGATCATAAACCTGGTGGCCCGTTTTCGGGCGGAAAATACAGTGCCCTTGAGGCAGGAACCAGAGTGCCAACTATAGTGCATTGGCCCGGCAAAGTCAAAGAAGGTGTTTCCGGAGCACTCGTTTCCCAGACCGATTTCTATGCTTCCATTGCAAGTTTGGTCAACCATAAGTTGAAAGACCAAGAAGCAATGGATAGCGAAAACGTAATGCCGGCCCTTTTGGGAACAAGTTTGGAGGGCAGGGAATTTCTGTTGGAAGAGTCTTTTACCCTGGGCTTGCGCCATAAGAATTGGAAATACGTTCAGCCTACCAAAAAGGGAAGCCCCGGTTTTATTACGCACATCAAAAACATAAGAGCCGGGGGATCGGCAGAAGAGCAATTATTCAATTTGTCCAGGGATACCTCCGAACAAAAGAACATTGCCCAAGATCATCCCCAAGTTGTGGCGGAAATGAAGGAAAGGCTTGACCTGATCATTGGTGATGAAAAATCAAATAACACCAAAAAGTAAATTGTTCATTGGCATTGTTTTAGGTATCGGTTATCCCGGTTCTTTGCCAGTTACAACTGTCAATAGGAAAGCTAAAACATGAAACCAGATCGTCTTTTTTAAATTTTGAATTTAATCAATGAGTGCCGATTTAAAAACCATAAATTTTAATGCTGTCGTGAATGACAAGAAGGTTACTCTTTTTACCATAAGGAATTCCCATGGGCTTGAGGCGAAGTTTTCAAATTATGGGCAGCATTTGATCGCACTTTGGGTACCGGACAAAGAAGGAAATAGGGAAGATGTGGTTTTGGGTTGCCCCTCAATAGATGATTACATGGATGAAAAAGCCCAATATTTGGGGGCTTTTATTGGTCGCTACGCAAATCGTATTTCAGAGGCGGCATTTTTTATCGACAACAAGATGTACCGACTTCAAAAGAACAATGGTAAAAACCATTTACACGGAGGATACTTTGGTTTTAATAAAAAGGTATGGGAAGCGGAACAAATTGATGATTCCAAAATACAATTCAATGGTATTTCAATGGATGGGGACCAAGGTTACCCTGGTAATCTTGAAACAAGGGTCGAATATATGCTGACCGAAGAAAATGCCCTTCAAATCGACTATTGGGCCCGTACGGACAAACCTACACATGTCAACTTTACCAACCATTCATTTTTTAATTTAACGGGCAATACCAAGAACAATATACTTTCCCATGAATTGATCATTAATGCGGATTTTTACCATCCGGTAAACCAAAACCTTATCCCCAAAGGACTGGCCCAAAAAGTAAAAGGGACCCCCTTTGATTTTAGAACGGGTAAAAGGATTGGAAAGGATATTTTGAGTGAACACGACCAGATTGCCTTGTGCAAGGGTTACGATCATAACTTTGTGTTGGGGAAAGAACCAAAAGGCAAGCAGGGACTTCGTTTTGCAGCAAAGGTAACTGAACCGGAAAGTGGACGCGTACTTGATGTCTTTACGACCGAACCAGGGCTTCAATTGTTTACCGGCAATTATTTTGATGGCAGCCTGAAGGGGAAATACGGAAAGGGATACGACCCCTATATTGGATTTTGTTTGGAAACACAACATTTTCCGAACAGTCCCAACCGTCCGGATTTTCCCAAAACCCTGTTGCACCCAGACAGGGAATACCGTTCAACAACAATGTATCGGTTTTCAACGAGCGCTGTTTCAGATAAGGACAAATCAAAGCATTAAAAAAGACAATATCGAGGATGAATGAAATAACCATAGCTTCTCCTGGCAGAATCAACTTGATTGGAGAACACACCGATTACAATGATGGATATGTCTTGCCGGCCGCAATTGACAAATGCATCTACATGACCCTAAAAACCAATGGCACAAAAAGCAGATGTACCATAAGGAGTAAGGGCTTCGACAATATTTTGGTTGCTGATCTTTTTGATCTGAAACCTGGGACCGAAGGTTGGCATAATTATGTGCTGGGAGTTTTAAGTGAACTTCAGTTGCTAACCCAAAGTGTAAAGGGTTTTGACTGCGAGATGGAAACCAACGTTCCGGTTGGTTCCGGGGTGAGTTCATCGGCAGCCCTGGAATGTGGTCTGGCTTTTGGCTTGAATATATTATTTGAACTAGGTATTGATGACTGGGAGATAATCAAATTGGGGCAGCGTGCAGAGCACAATTTTGTAGGCACCCAATGCGGCATTATGGATCAATTTGCATCGGTGATGGGCAAAAAGGACCATGTTATGCTTTTGGACTGCCAATCACTTGATTACCATTACATTCCTGCCAAAATAAGCCCTTACGTGATTTTGATGCTCAACACCAATGTTACGCATAACCTTTCGACCAGTGGGTATAATACCAGACGGGAAGAAAGCGCATCGGGACTCAAAATCATTACCGAACGCTTTGGAG
The sequence above is a segment of the Muricauda sp. SCSIO 64092 genome. Coding sequences within it:
- the galK gene encoding galactokinase, with protein sequence MNEITIASPGRINLIGEHTDYNDGYVLPAAIDKCIYMTLKTNGTKSRCTIRSKGFDNILVADLFDLKPGTEGWHNYVLGVLSELQLLTQSVKGFDCEMETNVPVGSGVSSSAALECGLAFGLNILFELGIDDWEIIKLGQRAEHNFVGTQCGIMDQFASVMGKKDHVMLLDCQSLDYHYIPAKISPYVILMLNTNVTHNLSTSGYNTRREESASGLKIITERFGVKNSFRNITLEMINECKEALGSVGYKRCSYVIEENQRVLEAADALKNNDMAHLGELLYQSHQGQREKYEVSCPELDFLVELSKLEKEILGARMMGGGFGGCTLNLIHENSVDDFIISASKAYKKRFGIELSHFVTVPSQGTSIIRQTNETGSKRTSP